Proteins from a single region of Seriola aureovittata isolate HTS-2021-v1 ecotype China chromosome 9, ASM2101889v1, whole genome shotgun sequence:
- the LOC130174442 gene encoding adenosine receptor A1-like: MAEWSWVVYTVLEVLIAVACCLGNVLVVCAVCVGIRDSLREPTFCFLVSLAVADFLVGVAAVPLAVVLDGWVSLTPDLCLLLSCVVLVLTQASVLSLLAIAVDRYLRLHIPLRYKALATQRRTWLAVSLCWILSCLLGFTPLFGWNNYSSLTSDSTNTSSSSFISPPCTFLSVISLPFMVYFNFLGCVMAPLLVMTLLYVRIFWSLQGRLKESCPQAQASLLRERRLACSLALVLILFASCWIPLHLMNCLLLSHGPQAVTRGTLYTGILLSHANSAINPVVYAYRIPKIQQAYSQIWRRFLLRLNCCHGDKHVERSITSNRATHTETRGSGGKTTP; encoded by the exons ATGGCTGAATGGAGTTGGGTTGTTTACACAGTACTTGAAGTACTGATTGCCGTGGCCTGTTGCCTTGGCAATGTCTTGGTGGTGTGCGCGGTGTGTGTTGGTATCCGGGATTCCCTTCGGGAGCCAACCTTCTGCTTCCTGGTTTCCTTGGCGGTGGCTGACTTCCTAGTGGGTGTGGCTGCTGTGCCCCTGGCTGTAGTATTGGATGGCTGGGTGAGTCTGACCCCTGACCTGTGCCTGCTTCTCAGCTGTGTCGTGCTCGTGCTGACGCAGGCCTCTGTGCTGTCACTGCTGGCTATCGCCGTGGACCGATACCTGCGGTTACACATACCACTCAG ATACAAAGCCCTGGCCACACAGAGGCGCACGTGGTTGGCTGTGTCTTTGTGCTGGATACTGTCCTGTCTACTGGGGTTCACCCCTCTGTTTGGCTGGAACAACTACTCCTCCCTGACATCTGATTCCACCAATacgtcttcctcttccttcatctccCCACCATGCACCTTCCTCTCTGTTATTTCCCTGCCCTTCATGGTCTACTTCAACTTCCTGGGATGTGTCATGGCACCCCTGCTGGTCATGACGCTCCTCTATGTTCGAATCTTCTGGAGCCTGCAGGGCCGTCTAAAGGAGAGCTGTCCCCAAGCCCAGGCCTCTCTGCTCAGGGAGAGGAGGCTGGCCTGTTCTCTGGCTCTGGTTCTCATTTTGTTTGCCAGCTGCTGGATTCCTCTGCACCTGATgaactgtctgctgctgtctcaCGGCCCTCAAGCTGTGACACGGGGGACACTCTATACAG GTATTCTCCTCTCTCACGCCAACTCAGCCATCAACCCTGTGGTCTACGCCTACCGCATTCCAAAGATCCAGCAGGCCTACAGTCAAATATGGAGACGATTTCTGTTGAGGCTAAACTGTTGCCATGGGGACAAGCACGTTGAGCGATCAATAACAAGCAACCGAGCCACTCACACAGAGACGCGCGGATCAGGAGGGAAGACCACACCCTAA
- the LOC130174446 gene encoding transcription factor Spi-B-like, whose translation MLAEMETMAYVTEIRLSGVRGAWNGVAPSSCPEVDLEVIEEYLQEHSLEVQPAHIPASPLSTMGQQTHTHSHQGTRIIENSWSGQHAYEWHCGSHTPNKEYEEQAPPLAWPSSHDNQWDHVAFSYDAPAYIDSDSQSSSSQYQEYQDSPSPSSDRGGREDRDILPLAPLSGKRKERLFQFLFEMLQTPSMRSCIWWVQSSAGTFQFSSQNKERLAQLWGRRKGNRKPMTYQKMARALRNYSRTGEIQKVKRKLTYRFDEKTLRGLQGDSNTV comes from the exons ATGTTGGCAGAAATGGAGACG aTGGCCTATGTGACTGAGATAAGGCTGAGTGGAGTTCGGGGGGCCTGGAACGGAGTggctccctcctcctgccccgAGGTGGACCTGGAGGTCATCGAGGAGTACCTGCAGGAGCATTCACTGGAGGTCCAGCCCGCACACATACCCGCATCACCTCTGAGCACCATGGGGcaacaaacgcacacacactcccaccaGGGCACCAGGATCATAG AGAACAGCTGGTCAGGCCAGCATGCATATGAGTGGCACTGTGGCTCTCACACTCCAAACAAGGAATATGAAGAGCAAGCCCCACCTCTAGCCTGGCCTAGTTCCCATGACAACCAATGG GACCACGTAGCATTTTCCTATGATGCACCTGCATACATTGACTCAGACTCGCAGTCCAGTAGCTCCCAGTACCAGGAATACCAAGATTCACCATCGCCATCATCCGAcaggggaggcagggaggacagagacatCCTGCCTCTTGCCCCACTGTCAG gaaagaggaaggagcGGTTGTTCCAGTTCCTGTTTGAGATGCTTCAGACGCCATCAATGCGAAGTTGCATCTGGTGGGTCCAGTCCTCTGCTGGCACCTTTCAGTTCTCCTCCCAAAACAAGGAGCGCCTGGCGCAGCTGTGGGGCCGACGAAAGGGGAATCGCAAGCCCATGACCTACCAGAAGATGGCGCGGGCACTGAGGAACTACTCCCGCACCGGCGAGATTCAGAAGGTGAAGAGGAAGCTCACATATCGGTTTGACGAGAAGACGCTGAGAGGCCTACAAGGAGACTCTAATACAGTGTAG